TTCCGGACGCCTGCGCGAGCCGGTTGTTCAGCTCGGCGATCCGGTCCCGCAGGGAGGTGGCGCGCTCATAGCTCTCGGAGGCGACGGCCTGGTCCTTGTCCCGGGTGAGCTGCTCGACCTCGCGCTCCAGGGCGCGCAGATCGGTGCCGCGGGCGCTGGAGCGCAGCCGTACCCGGGCCCCCGCCTGGTCCATGAGGTCGATGGCCTTGTCGGGCAGGAATCGGTCGGTCAGATAGCGGTCGGAGAGCTCGACGGCGGCGAGCAGCGCCTCGTCGGTGTAGCGGACCTGGTGGTGGGCCTCGTAGCGGTCGCGGAGGCCGCGCAGGATGGCGACGGCGTCCGCGGAGGTGGGCTCGGGGACCATGATGGGCTGGAAGCGGCGGGCGAGCGCGGCGTCCTTCTCGATGTACTGGCGGTACTCCCGGAGCGTGGTCGCGCCCATCACATGCAGTTCGCCGCGGGCCAGCGCGGGCTTGAGGAGATTGCTGGCGTCCATCTGGCCGCCCTCGGAGCCACCGCCGCCGGCGCCGACCACCGTGTGCAGCTCGTCGATGAAGATGATCAATTCGTCGGAGTTGGCGCGGATCTCGTCGACGATGCTGGTGACGCGCTGCTCGAAGTCGCCGCGGAAGCGGGTGCCGGCCACGACGCTCGCGATGTCGAGCTGGACGACCCGGCGGCCGAGCAGGATGTCCGGCACATCGGCGTCGCTGATCCGCTGGGCGAGCCCTTCGACGACGGCCGTCTTGCCGACTCCGGCCTCGCCGATGAGGACGGGGTTGTTCTTGCCGCGCCGGGCGAGCACCTCGATGCTCTGCTCGATCTCCTCGTCGCGGCCGATCACCGGGTCGATCCGCCCCTCGCGGGCCAGTTCGGTCAGATCGCGCCCGAACCGGTCGAGGTTCGGGGTCTTCCGCTGGTCCATGACGGGCCTCTGATCGGCCGTGGGGGCGCTCGGAGTGAGGCCGCCGGTCGGCGGGCCGGGGGCCCGGGGTTCGAAGCGGGCGGCGCCCAGGATCTGCCCGGCGGTGGACTCGCGGTTGGCGGCGAGCGCGATCAGCACGTGTTCGGGGCCGATGTACGAGGAGCCGCGCGAGCGGGCTATCTCATGGGCGTCGAGCAACGCCCGTTTGACGGCCGGGGTGACGGCGACCGAGTTGCGCGGCGGCCCGCCGCCCGCCACCCGGTCGATCTCCGCGGCGATCCGGTCGGGGTCGGCTCCGGCGCGCGAGACCATGGTGCGGGTGGGCTCGGCGGAGAGCGCCGCCCGCAGCAGATGTTCGGTGTCGAGGTCGGTGCTGCCGTGTTCGGCGGCGTAGGAGGCGGCGGCCGAGACGAGATGGCGTGCGTTCTCGCTCATCAGTCGGCCGAAGTCGACATGGCGTGAATCGGGCCGCTGCCCGGCCGGCCCGGTCCCGAGGAAGCGTGCGAGGAAGTCGCCGAGTGGATCCGGCCCGAAGTCCTCGGGGCCCTGATTCGGGCCCTCGTTCCCGCTGCCCATATGACCAGTTTACGGGCGATCGAGTCCGATGTCCGTTTCTGGGCGGTGGCGCGAGCGGGCACCTCGGGCGGGCTACGGCTCGAGGGCGCCGCCGGGTGCGTCAGCGCTCCACCGGTGGCGTTCGAGGACGACCAGGGCGGCGTCATCGCCCTGGTGGCCGCCCGTGTGGCTGAGCAGATCGCGGTGCAGACGGTCGACGAGGTACTGGGGGCCGCCGCCGTCCGCTCCGGGGAGCCGCTCGGCGAGCGGGAAGAAGGTTCCCTCGCTGTTCCGCGCCTCGACCACCCCATCGGTGTAGAGCAGCAGCTGATCGCCCTCCTCGAACGGGAAGTCCTCGGTGTGGTAGCGGCCGACCGCCAGGTGGCCGAGGCCCAGCGGCAGTGCGGGCGCCTCGCCCTCCAGCGCCTTGACACCGGAGTCGCACAGCAGGAGCGGCGGCGGATGTCCGCAGTTGACGAGGCGGACCACCGGCCGGTCGTCGGGGATCTCCAGCACGGCGGCGGTGACGAACGACTCCCCCGCCCCGGGCGCCTTGTCGCGGGGTTCGGTCCGTTCCGCGGACAGCGCGGTGTCCAGGTGGGACGCCAGATCGGTCAGCGGCACCGGCCAGTGGGCGATCGCCCGGAAGGCGCCGAGCACCAGGGAGGCGTCCGCGACGGCGGTCAGCCCGCTGCCCCGGACATCGCCGATGATCAGCCGGGTGGCGTTCGAGGTGCGCGCCGCCGCGTACAGATCGCCGCCGATCTCCGCACCCGGTTCGGCCGCGAGGTAGACCGAGGCGATCAGCAGCGGGCCGACCCTGACGGGGAGCGGGCGCAGCAGTACCCGCTGCGCCACATCGGCCACCGCCCGCACCCGGATCAGCTCACGCATGTGCCGGTCGAGGACCGCGCGGAACAGCACGATCATCGCCGAGACCAGGGCGAGGGTGACCACCTCGGTCAGCCGGCCGGGATGGCCGAGGAACCCCTCCGAGGCGTTCGCCGCGATCTGCGCGACGACGGCCAGCAGCCCGACGGACGCGGTGAGCACGGGACCGGCGAACGAGGCGGTCATGGCGGGGGCGGCGATCAGCAGCGGGCTGAGCCGGACACTTGCCGGTGCCAGCACATCGCCGACCGTGATCAGCCCGATGACCAGCAGGGGGATCACGACCAAGAAACGGGTCCGCCACCTTGGCCGGCGCAGATCCGAGGGACCTTGCCGCGCGTGCACATCTACTGCTTACGCCTGCCGTGGCCCCCGCGCCAACCCGTCGGCCCGGTCCACGACCGCGCCCCGGGAGGCGGCTGTCACACTTCCGGCCACTGTCTCGTCCTCCTTTCTCAGGCCGGGAAGCCGAGGAGAGGATCGGGACATGGCAGAGCTGACCGCCTTCGAAGAGCAGCGCGACCGGCTGTGGGCCGTCGCGTACCGCATCACCGGCTCGGTCGCCGACGCCGATGACGCGGTGCAGGAGACCTGGCTGCGCTGGCAGGCGCTGCCCGCGGACGAGGTGGCCGACCCCCGCGCGTATCTGACCACCGTCATCAGCCGCATCTGCTACGACCTGCTGGGTTCTGCGCGGGTGCGGCGCGAGCGTTACGTCGGCCCGTGGCTGCCCGAGCCGGTGGTGGCGGCCGGCGGTCCGGAGGACCGGGTGACGCTGGACGAGTCGGTGGGTCTGGCGCTGCTCACCGTGCTGGAGCGGCTGACTCCGGCGGAGCGGACCGCCTTCATCCTGCACGATGTCTTCTCGGTGCCGTTCCCGGAGATCGCCGAGGTGGTGGGCCGGAGCCCGGAGTCCGTACGGCAGCTGGCCTCCCGTGCCCGCAAGCGGGTCCGGGCGGAGGCGCCGCGGCGCTCGGTGGACCGCGAGGAGCACCGGCGGGCCGTGG
This genomic interval from Streptomyces asiaticus contains the following:
- a CDS encoding ATP-dependent Clp protease ATP-binding subunit; amino-acid sequence: MGSGNEGPNQGPEDFGPDPLGDFLARFLGTGPAGQRPDSRHVDFGRLMSENARHLVSAAASYAAEHGSTDLDTEHLLRAALSAEPTRTMVSRAGADPDRIAAEIDRVAGGGPPRNSVAVTPAVKRALLDAHEIARSRGSSYIGPEHVLIALAANRESTAGQILGAARFEPRAPGPPTGGLTPSAPTADQRPVMDQRKTPNLDRFGRDLTELAREGRIDPVIGRDEEIEQSIEVLARRGKNNPVLIGEAGVGKTAVVEGLAQRISDADVPDILLGRRVVQLDIASVVAGTRFRGDFEQRVTSIVDEIRANSDELIIFIDELHTVVGAGGGGSEGGQMDASNLLKPALARGELHVMGATTLREYRQYIEKDAALARRFQPIMVPEPTSADAVAILRGLRDRYEAHHQVRYTDEALLAAVELSDRYLTDRFLPDKAIDLMDQAGARVRLRSSARGTDLRALEREVEQLTRDKDQAVASESYERATSLRDRIAELNNRLAQASGTQYHGGRVAEVTVEDIAEIVSRQTGIPVSSLTQEERERLLSLEEHLHRRVVGQEEAVSAVADAVLRARAGLADPNRPSGSFLFLGPTGVGKTELARALAEALFGSEDRMVRLDMSEYQEKHTVSRLVGAPPGYVGHEEAGQLTEAVRRQPYSLLLMDEVEKAHPDVFNILLQVLDDGRLTDAQGRTIDFKNTVIVMTSNLGSEAITGRGGPLGFGGGGGEEADDAARRERVLRPLREHFRPEFLNRIDEIIIFRRLADDQLRQIADVLLEETRRRLHAQDVRVEFTPAAVDWLAKHGHQPEYGARPLRRTIQREVDNPLSRMLLGGELLAHSQVRVDVHDDRLVFHTQDAAEPTGQLGPPGHTERPGGTEEPER
- a CDS encoding PP2C family protein-serine/threonine phosphatase, encoding MIPLLVIGLITVGDVLAPASVRLSPLLIAAPAMTASFAGPVLTASVGLLAVVAQIAANASEGFLGHPGRLTEVVTLALVSAMIVLFRAVLDRHMRELIRVRAVADVAQRVLLRPLPVRVGPLLIASVYLAAEPGAEIGGDLYAAARTSNATRLIIGDVRGSGLTAVADASLVLGAFRAIAHWPVPLTDLASHLDTALSAERTEPRDKAPGAGESFVTAAVLEIPDDRPVVRLVNCGHPPPLLLCDSGVKALEGEAPALPLGLGHLAVGRYHTEDFPFEEGDQLLLYTDGVVEARNSEGTFFPLAERLPGADGGGPQYLVDRLHRDLLSHTGGHQGDDAALVVLERHRWSADAPGGALEP
- the sigJ gene encoding RNA polymerase sigma factor SigJ, giving the protein MAELTAFEEQRDRLWAVAYRITGSVADADDAVQETWLRWQALPADEVADPRAYLTTVISRICYDLLGSARVRRERYVGPWLPEPVVAAGGPEDRVTLDESVGLALLTVLERLTPAERTAFILHDVFSVPFPEIAEVVGRSPESVRQLASRARKRVRAEAPRRSVDREEHRRAVDAFLRAVMGGDMDGLLEILDPEVVWRSDGGGKVAAARLPVLGNEKVARFAQRLARGFDPATMLVHHRDVNGAPGLVIVDSASGQAVVFAFSVHQGLITEIDAIANPDKLRHLDLPNL